The proteins below come from a single Acidobacteriota bacterium genomic window:
- the trkA gene encoding Trk system potassium transporter TrkA, with protein MSLNIVLIGLGQVGMHLAKVLSLENHDIVGVEINPPQCRNADDCLDIKVLQGCGTDHAALEAAGIADADMLIAVTGNDEQNVLACSMAARYGVKQKIARIRNVSFFDNPPLFRLSDWGVDVAIQPEVETAKEIVLLIKRGAASDVLEFADKRIQVLGIRIDATCPIKHQTLEKVSRDFPDKVFRTVAILRNNKTIIPGGSDLYLPRDQVFIIAAAEDIPEVIELMGKSDEKLNKIMILGGGRVGRKTARLLEQEGDVSIKLIESDPDQAQTLADELKRTLVIQGDGRDFNLLATEDILEMDALISATNDEETNILTSLLAKHLGVTKTIALVNRREYLPLMAPIGVNAAVNTNLITSNTILRLIRRGDVVSLANLSGVDAQVVEYLAHEESRIVRKPLSKISFPDGAIVGAVTRDDSVFIPFGDTRIEPGDHVVIFSLPQSLQDVDKLFSS; from the coding sequence ATGAGCCTCAATATCGTTCTCATCGGCCTGGGTCAGGTCGGCATGCATCTGGCCAAGGTTCTGTCCCTGGAAAACCATGACATCGTCGGGGTCGAGATCAATCCTCCCCAATGCCGAAACGCGGACGACTGTCTGGACATCAAAGTTCTCCAGGGTTGCGGAACGGATCATGCCGCTCTCGAGGCCGCCGGAATCGCCGATGCCGACATGTTGATCGCCGTCACGGGAAACGACGAACAGAATGTTCTGGCCTGCAGCATGGCGGCGCGCTACGGCGTCAAGCAGAAAATCGCCCGAATCCGCAACGTGTCGTTCTTTGACAATCCGCCGCTTTTCCGGCTTTCCGACTGGGGCGTCGATGTCGCTATTCAACCCGAGGTCGAAACGGCCAAGGAAATCGTTCTGCTCATCAAGCGGGGAGCCGCATCGGACGTTCTGGAATTCGCCGACAAGAGGATTCAGGTCCTCGGCATCCGGATCGATGCCACATGTCCGATCAAGCACCAGACACTTGAAAAAGTCAGCCGCGATTTTCCGGACAAGGTCTTCCGGACGGTGGCCATCCTGCGCAACAACAAGACCATCATACCGGGCGGAAGCGACCTCTATCTGCCCCGGGATCAGGTTTTCATCATTGCCGCCGCGGAGGACATCCCCGAAGTCATCGAACTCATGGGGAAGTCCGACGAAAAACTGAACAAAATCATGATCCTGGGCGGAGGCCGCGTGGGCCGGAAGACGGCCCGTCTTCTCGAGCAGGAGGGCGACGTCAGCATCAAGCTCATCGAATCCGATCCCGACCAGGCCCAAACTCTGGCCGACGAATTGAAACGCACGCTGGTCATTCAGGGCGACGGCCGGGATTTCAACCTCCTGGCGACGGAGGATATCCTGGAGATGGACGCCCTGATCAGCGCCACGAACGACGAGGAAACCAACATCCTGACCAGCCTCCTGGCCAAGCATCTGGGCGTGACCAAGACCATCGCCCTGGTGAACCGCCGGGAATACCTGCCCCTCATGGCGCCGATCGGCGTGAACGCCGCGGTCAATACAAACCTCATCACTTCAAACACCATCCTTCGCCTGATCCGGAGAGGCGATGTCGTGTCCCTGGCCAACCTGTCGGGAGTCGATGCCCAGGTCGTGGAGTACCTGGCTCATGAAGAATCACGCATCGTGCGCAAACCCCTCAGCAAGATCAGCTTTCCGGACGGCGCAATCGTGGGCGCCGTCACCCGGGACGACAGCGTCTTTATTCCCTTTGGGGACACGCGGATCGAGCCGGGCGACCACGTCGTGATCTTTTCGCTGCCGCAATCCCTCCAAGATGTCGACAAACTCTTTTCGAGTTAG
- a CDS encoding creatininase family protein translates to MNNHQRSGGTYAFCCIAILLMAAGFPEPAVGAPAAAQAKVLQEMSWVDVRDYLTTSDMVLIPMGSTEQHGPHLPLGTDFYEAMGAARMISERTGLLVAPVVMSGYSVYHSGFPGSLSLKPETMTQVLFETAEILIQYGFRRILFFNYHGGNNIVQQRVIHRINHETEAVAVAVGHGSSIMKESGGVPGDMHGGVNETSLMLYLHPELVRMDRAEKPVMRYTERSEKLRAAAADNPRLNNILDTLLGVPVETKKGGASHELSSNGIWSFRDPREANVELGRKMAETMVDQVVRFIEAWRKIEGR, encoded by the coding sequence ATGAACAATCATCAAAGATCCGGCGGCACTTATGCTTTCTGCTGCATCGCGATTCTTCTCATGGCAGCCGGTTTTCCCGAACCGGCCGTCGGCGCGCCGGCAGCGGCCCAAGCCAAGGTCCTTCAGGAGATGAGCTGGGTGGATGTCCGCGACTATCTCACAACAAGCGACATGGTTCTCATTCCTATGGGGAGCACCGAACAGCATGGTCCGCATCTTCCCCTCGGGACGGACTTCTACGAGGCCATGGGCGCGGCGCGGATGATCTCGGAGCGCACGGGCCTTCTGGTCGCCCCGGTCGTCATGTCCGGATACAGCGTCTATCATTCGGGTTTTCCGGGCAGCCTGAGCCTCAAGCCCGAAACCATGACCCAGGTCCTCTTCGAGACGGCCGAAATCCTCATCCAATACGGCTTTCGCCGCATCCTCTTCTTCAACTATCACGGCGGCAATAACATCGTCCAGCAGAGGGTCATCCACCGGATCAATCACGAGACCGAGGCCGTCGCCGTCGCCGTGGGACACGGCAGCTCGATCATGAAGGAATCGGGCGGCGTGCCGGGCGACATGCACGGCGGCGTCAACGAAACCTCCCTCATGCTCTATCTCCACCCGGAACTTGTCCGCATGGACCGGGCGGAAAAACCGGTCATGCGATATACGGAACGGTCGGAAAAGCTGCGGGCCGCGGCCGCCGACAATCCGAGGTTGAACAACATTCTCGACACCCTGCTGGGAGTCCCCGTCGAGACGAAAAAAGGCGGGGCCAGCCATGAGCTGTCCTCGAACGGGATCTGGTCCTTCCGCGATCCCCGCGAGGCGAATGTCGAACTCGGCCGGAAGATGGCCGAAACCATGGTCGACCAGGTCGTCCGCTTCATCGAAGCCTGGAGAAAAATCGAAGGCCGCTGA
- a CDS encoding metal-dependent hydrolase: MTKLTWHGHATLSLETGGHKILIDPFFTGNPSANAGPNDVEADFILVSHGHGDHVGDAVAIAKRTGARIISNFEISNWLGSQGVASTHPQHIGGGFKHPFGYLKLTDAIHGSALPDGSYGGNPAGFLLTANDGKKMYFACDTGLFGDMKLIGDEGLDLAVIPIGDNFTMGPDDALRAVKLLRPKQVIPIHFGTWDLIAQDPAAWAQRVEKETDAKVVLLKPGESVTF, translated from the coding sequence ATGACAAAACTGACCTGGCATGGCCACGCGACACTCAGCCTGGAGACCGGCGGCCATAAAATCCTGATCGATCCCTTTTTCACGGGCAATCCTTCGGCAAATGCCGGCCCGAACGATGTCGAAGCCGATTTCATTCTGGTCAGTCACGGCCACGGCGACCACGTCGGCGATGCCGTGGCCATCGCCAAGCGAACGGGAGCCCGGATCATCAGCAATTTCGAAATATCGAACTGGCTCGGAAGCCAGGGCGTTGCGTCGACCCATCCCCAGCACATCGGAGGCGGATTCAAGCACCCGTTCGGCTATCTCAAGCTGACTGACGCCATTCACGGCAGCGCGCTTCCGGACGGTTCTTACGGCGGCAATCCCGCCGGGTTTCTCCTGACGGCGAACGACGGCAAGAAAATGTATTTCGCCTGCGATACGGGTCTTTTCGGCGATATGAAATTGATCGGAGACGAAGGTCTTGATCTGGCCGTCATTCCCATCGGCGACAATTTCACGATGGGCCCCGATGACGCGCTCCGGGCCGTGAAACTCCTGCGGCCGAAGCAGGTCATTCCCATCCACTTCGGGACATGGGACCTGATCGCCCAGGACCCGGCCGCATGGGCTCAGCGCGTTGAGAAGGAAACGGACGCCAAGGTTGTCCTCCTGAAGCCGGGCGAAAGCGTCACGTTCTGA
- a CDS encoding TrkH family potassium uptake protein, whose protein sequence is MNIRAVGHVLGLLVLCIGLLMAVPALFAWYYGGNDLSAILISAGITISAGAFFALAFRFRGEMMLRDSFAVVTLGWVLASAFGALPFYLSGEISLYSDAFFESMSGFTTTGATILVRVEDLSHGLLFWRSLTHWIGGMGIIVLSLAILPMLGVGGMQLYKAEIPGPTPDKITPRIRQTAMTLWKVYLILSGIEALLLLVGGLNLHEALCQTFGTMATGGFSTRTASIGGFNSVFIEAVIIVFMLIAGTNFSLHYHALRGKPSTYWKSEEFRFYLGIVAVFGVLLTADNLITGALSTGHAVRHSLFQTVSITTTTGFTTADFGGWSTSAQLILLFLMFIGGCAGSTGGSIKVLRVMILFKQGLIELKRMLHPRAVMPVRVDDKTVSQGLIINILGFMFLYIGILLVSTFAMTLMGLDLVSAFASVTASIGNIGPGLGSVGPAENYQHIPLAGKWLLSFCMLAGRLEIYTILVLFTKDFWR, encoded by the coding sequence GTGAACATCCGGGCCGTCGGTCACGTCCTCGGGCTTTTAGTCCTTTGCATTGGGTTGCTCATGGCTGTTCCGGCGCTGTTTGCCTGGTATTACGGGGGAAACGATCTTTCGGCCATCCTGATTTCGGCGGGAATTACCATTTCGGCGGGAGCATTCTTTGCCCTGGCCTTCCGTTTCCGCGGTGAAATGATGCTTCGGGACAGTTTCGCCGTTGTCACCCTGGGTTGGGTCCTGGCTTCGGCCTTCGGTGCCCTGCCGTTTTATTTGTCGGGAGAAATCTCCCTGTATTCGGATGCCTTTTTCGAAAGCATGTCCGGCTTTACAACGACGGGAGCGACGATTCTGGTCCGTGTCGAGGACCTGTCCCACGGCCTGCTCTTCTGGCGGAGCCTGACCCACTGGATCGGCGGCATGGGCATCATCGTTCTGTCCCTGGCCATTCTGCCCATGTTGGGAGTCGGCGGCATGCAGCTCTACAAGGCCGAAATCCCGGGACCCACGCCGGACAAGATCACTCCGCGCATCCGCCAGACGGCCATGACGTTATGGAAAGTCTATCTTATTCTGAGCGGGATCGAAGCCCTGCTTCTTCTTGTTGGGGGACTGAATCTTCATGAAGCCTTGTGCCAGACCTTTGGGACCATGGCGACCGGGGGATTTTCGACACGCACGGCCTCCATCGGCGGATTCAACAGCGTCTTCATCGAGGCCGTCATCATTGTCTTCATGCTGATTGCCGGAACCAATTTTTCCCTTCACTACCATGCGCTGAGGGGGAAACCGTCGACCTATTGGAAAAGCGAGGAGTTCCGTTTCTATCTCGGAATCGTCGCTGTCTTCGGCGTTCTTCTGACGGCCGACAACCTCATCACGGGAGCTCTGTCCACCGGCCATGCCGTGCGCCATTCGCTTTTCCAGACCGTCTCCATCACGACGACGACGGGATTCACAACGGCGGACTTCGGGGGGTGGTCCACGTCGGCCCAGCTCATCCTGCTGTTCCTGATGTTTATCGGGGGGTGTGCCGGGTCGACGGGGGGAAGCATCAAGGTTCTCCGGGTCATGATCCTTTTCAAACAGGGCTTGATTGAGTTGAAGCGGATGCTTCACCCGAGAGCGGTTATGCCCGTGCGCGTCGACGATAAAACCGTTTCTCAAGGCCTCATCATCAATATTCTCGGCTTCATGTTTCTTTACATCGGGATTTTGCTTGTCTCGACATTCGCCATGACTCTCATGGGTTTGGATCTGGTCAGCGCCTTCGCCTCGGTTACGGCCTCGATCGGGAACATCGGCCCCGGACTGGGATCCGTGGGGCCGGCTGAGAATTACCAGCATATCCCGCTGGCCGGCAAATGGCTGCTCAGTTTCTGCATGCTGGCCGGCCGGCTCGAAATCTATACCATTCTTGTTCTATTTACGAAAGACTTTTGGAGATGA
- a CDS encoding aldo/keto reductase — MKRRQFLTSAAAGALGAGLPLSAGTARPKSVIPDDVPRIREYRTLGRTGFRISDLCAGSIMDEGVLGRALDSGMNYIDSAEEYPGHHRVVARTLKGRDRTKIFVTTKLEVQADKSKEGFLKRARKCLEELETEYVDCLLMHMPERPETLDTPGFHDAMRELKAEGRVKCVGASHHGSFWLRAPEMGMDSVLLAAAEDGRFDLFLLAYNFLQMDRGDRVLAACREKNIGAVLMKTKPVGIYYSLKSRVENLESEKKDVNPLIREGLERYKEMIEKAESFIHDNNLGSPEEIQAAAVRFCLDNPDVSSICCRAANYDELESYLRLSGTRTNGADKAVLASYKDGCGALYCRHACGVCEPACPHGVPVNTILRYNHYFAAQGREREAMEFYAAIPGVRADACAACPGYCESACPYGVPAKGMLLLAHSQLTL; from the coding sequence ATGAAACGCAGACAATTCCTCACATCCGCCGCGGCGGGCGCCCTGGGCGCCGGATTGCCTCTGAGCGCCGGAACCGCCCGCCCGAAAAGCGTAATTCCGGACGACGTACCCCGAATCCGGGAATACCGGACACTCGGCCGGACGGGATTCCGTATTTCCGACCTGTGCGCCGGATCGATCATGGACGAGGGTGTCCTCGGCCGCGCGCTTGATTCCGGCATGAACTATATCGACTCGGCCGAGGAATACCCCGGACACCACCGGGTTGTCGCCCGAACCCTCAAGGGCCGGGACCGGACAAAGATTTTCGTCACGACCAAGCTTGAAGTCCAGGCGGACAAATCCAAGGAAGGGTTCCTGAAGCGGGCCCGCAAGTGTCTCGAAGAGCTGGAAACGGAATACGTGGACTGCCTCCTCATGCATATGCCCGAACGTCCGGAAACACTCGACACGCCGGGCTTTCACGACGCCATGCGCGAACTGAAGGCCGAGGGCCGCGTGAAATGCGTCGGCGCCTCTCACCACGGCTCCTTCTGGCTTCGCGCCCCGGAGATGGGAATGGACAGCGTCCTTCTTGCGGCCGCCGAGGACGGACGGTTCGACCTGTTTCTCCTGGCCTACAATTTTCTCCAGATGGACCGTGGCGACCGCGTCCTGGCCGCCTGCCGGGAAAAAAACATAGGGGCCGTCCTCATGAAAACCAAGCCGGTGGGGATCTACTACAGCCTCAAATCGCGCGTCGAGAACCTGGAGTCCGAGAAAAAAGATGTCAACCCTCTCATCCGGGAGGGCTTGGAGCGCTACAAGGAGATGATCGAGAAGGCCGAGAGTTTCATCCACGACAACAATCTCGGCAGTCCCGAAGAGATTCAGGCTGCGGCGGTCCGCTTCTGCCTGGACAATCCCGACGTGAGCTCGATCTGTTGCCGCGCCGCGAACTATGACGAACTCGAAAGCTATCTCCGGCTGTCGGGAACCCGAACGAACGGCGCGGATAAGGCCGTCCTGGCCTCCTACAAGGACGGTTGCGGAGCGCTTTACTGCCGCCATGCCTGCGGGGTGTGCGAACCTGCGTGTCCCCACGGCGTTCCCGTGAACACCATCCTCCGCTACAACCATTACTTTGCGGCCCAGGGCCGGGAGAGAGAAGCCATGGAGTTCTACGCTGCGATCCCCGGCGTCCGGGCCGACGCCTGTGCCGCCTGCCCGGGCTATTGCGAGTCCGCCTGTCCCTACGGCGTGCCCGCCAAGGGGATGCTTCTTCTCGCCCACTCCCAACTCACCCTTTGA
- a CDS encoding sialidase family protein, which translates to MKSLRRENSRSVTTGIAAAIALAAYFFATCGRTAPEPGPVPRGFSIPLVDLSAETDRQIVVDREPGQYLGHPTTVLLEDGSTMIAVYPKGHGRGAIVMKRSSDGGLTWSERLPVPDNWATSLETPTLHRVIGPDGLRRLILFSGLYPARMSVSEDDGATWTPLEAVGDWGGIVVMSSVVELRGGPGRYLAMFHDDGRFFTEESREETPRVFTLYTTFSENGGLTWTFPEPVYRSSEIHLCEPGVVCSPDGRTLAALLRENSRTRNSFVIFSEDEGRTWSAPRELPGSLTGDRHTGKYGPDGRLLVSFRDMAHDSPTRGDWVAWVGTFDDIARGNEGQARIRIMDNTKDADCAYPGVEVLPDGTFVLTTYGHWTEGEPPYIVSVRLRLAEIDRIKQ; encoded by the coding sequence ATGAAAAGCTTGAGGCGGGAAAACAGCCGTTCCGTGACGACGGGAATCGCCGCGGCGATCGCCCTGGCAGCCTATTTTTTTGCCACCTGCGGCCGGACGGCGCCTGAGCCGGGCCCTGTCCCGCGCGGCTTTTCGATCCCTCTTGTCGATCTCTCCGCCGAAACCGATCGGCAGATCGTCGTCGACCGTGAACCCGGTCAATATCTTGGACACCCGACGACCGTTCTTCTCGAGGACGGAAGCACAATGATCGCCGTCTATCCCAAGGGCCACGGACGCGGCGCCATCGTCATGAAGCGGAGTTCGGACGGCGGATTGACCTGGAGCGAACGCCTGCCCGTTCCGGACAATTGGGCGACCTCCCTCGAAACGCCGACCCTTCACCGGGTCATCGGACCCGACGGGCTGCGGCGACTTATTCTGTTTTCGGGACTCTATCCGGCCCGGATGTCGGTCTCTGAGGACGACGGCGCGACCTGGACACCGCTCGAGGCGGTCGGCGACTGGGGCGGGATCGTCGTCATGTCGAGCGTCGTCGAGCTTCGCGGCGGCCCCGGCCGCTATCTGGCCATGTTTCACGACGACGGCCGTTTCTTCACCGAGGAATCCCGGGAAGAGACGCCCCGGGTTTTCACCCTCTATACAACATTTTCAGAGAACGGCGGGCTGACCTGGACTTTCCCCGAGCCCGTTTATCGCTCCAGCGAAATCCATCTCTGCGAGCCCGGCGTGGTCTGTTCGCCGGACGGCCGAACGCTGGCCGCCCTTCTCCGCGAGAACAGCCGGACCCGCAATTCCTTCGTCATCTTTTCGGAGGACGAAGGCCGGACGTGGAGCGCGCCGCGGGAGCTTCCGGGATCGCTTACGGGCGACCGCCACACCGGCAAATACGGCCCCGACGGACGGTTGCTCGTCTCCTTCCGGGACATGGCCCACGACAGCCCGACGCGCGGTGACTGGGTCGCCTGGGTCGGGACGTTCGACGACATCGCCCGCGGGAACGAGGGCCAAGCCCGGATCCGGATCATGGACAACACCAAAGACGCCGACTGCGCCTATCCCGGCGTCGAGGTTCTTCCCGACGGCACGTTCGTCCTGACGACTTACGGCCACTGGACGGAGGGTGAGCCGCCTTATATTGTGAGCGTCCGCCTCCGGCTCGCCGAAATCGACCGCATCAAACAATAA